A genomic segment from Bartonella ancashensis encodes:
- the ssb gene encoding single-stranded DNA-binding protein, translating into MSRFNKVILIGYLGADPESRRMASGAEVVNFRIATSQSYTDKTTNQRVDKTEWHSVVIFNPHLAKIALQYLIKGSKVYIEGQLQTRKWQDKNGGEHYTTEVILPQFKGELYLLDSKKNFVSDGPSSQSNTLSQNYAIASGSANLDDSIPF; encoded by the coding sequence ATCAGTAGGTTTAATAAAGTCATTTTAATTGGTTACCTTGGTGCTGATCCAGAAAGTAGAAGAATGGCTTCTGGGGCCGAGGTGGTCAATTTTCGTATCGCTACCTCACAGAGTTATACCGATAAAACGACCAATCAGCGAGTAGATAAAACTGAATGGCATTCCGTTGTGATTTTCAATCCGCACCTTGCAAAAATTGCCCTTCAATATCTTATTAAAGGAAGTAAAGTTTACATCGAAGGACAACTCCAAACACGGAAATGGCAAGATAAAAATGGTGGGGAGCATTACACGACAGAGGTGATTTTGCCGCAGTTTAAGGGAGAGTTGTATCTCCTGGATTCAAAGAAGAATTTTGTCAGTGATGGTCCATCTTCACAGTCTAATACGCTGTCACAAAATTATGCCATAGCTTCAGGATCCGCTAATCTCGATGACAGTATTCCATTCTAA